A single genomic interval of bacterium harbors:
- the lptA gene encoding lipopolysaccharide transport periplasmic protein LptA — protein sequence MNLRSWFLIWVCLVAAVGSSSCSLDKPIQSPKGKNADELYKQGTSQLEQKNYRQAIETFYKLKYDFPSEAAAVMADLKIADAHYSNKEYAEAAEGYEEVRKMHPASPYIPYVVYMLGMCHYHRSLSVDRDQSETEKALAEFHYLLTHFPDTPYAYDAYQKAQECMKKLSDHEVYVGNFYFRMNKYQAAIQRYEAALSKYPNIALDEEVLFQLAEAYQAVKEPEKAARTLQVLSQQYPKGKYAQKAQKLLQGDLAHVALSPQQASSPPAPSQPKGSEKPVQAVASSSKELDVTVAPAESISGQEPAMAQEKEQLAKSMATQDTGPKSPRETAGPQDLSSQAIQTTPDTAKQTSPPKVEQASQGAMSEPPTYEQARVAKQSEALADAGSPEEGGQKESKSDMKPLEDHPKAEKAEETRPLSPERTKASSQEIRVASRQAVVETGPQVSSPKAAAARTEGQDKALAHESAGGNSGPGGKGKSSQAKEEGVGFGELRSDKPINITADRMDAFQRENRVIFEGNVVAQQEETYLYARKIVADMAPQEQGGGIRKVVAQDNVKITQNDRVATCDRAEFDHLRRTIELHGNPKIWQGKDWIDGEKVLVQLDQEKMTVVGSEEKRVSAVLHPKSQKGDKEEAQGSKEPKSRPGLSAPFAQVASQEPKAPKEPSQELASASSPTLSGKPAASSAPQKPGKDLESKETQPAQDAAPPQAAAVSAPSLRAEEEAARIAASSTAPSQKAIKEVSAPKGSSPGTSGSGIPTESAASFVERWRKAWQSRDIDAYMEFYSKKFKSGTMDWKGWRAYKAATFKKAQSIQVSTEGLESKKLGDKLRISFLQHYRADHHQDKGRKELELINENGQWKIVAETWKPTQS from the coding sequence ATGAATTTGCGCAGCTGGTTTCTAATTTGGGTTTGCCTGGTGGCTGCCGTGGGATCATCTTCTTGTTCCTTGGACAAGCCCATCCAGAGTCCCAAGGGAAAAAACGCTGATGAGCTTTACAAGCAGGGCACCTCACAATTGGAACAGAAGAACTACCGTCAGGCCATAGAGACCTTCTACAAGCTCAAATATGATTTCCCCTCAGAGGCTGCGGCAGTCATGGCAGACCTGAAAATCGCAGACGCGCATTACTCCAACAAAGAATATGCCGAAGCTGCAGAGGGTTATGAAGAAGTTCGTAAGATGCACCCAGCCAGTCCTTATATTCCTTACGTGGTTTACATGTTGGGGATGTGCCATTATCACAGAAGTCTCTCTGTGGATCGTGATCAAAGCGAGACCGAAAAGGCCCTGGCCGAGTTCCATTACCTGCTGACCCATTTCCCCGATACTCCTTATGCTTATGATGCCTATCAAAAGGCCCAAGAGTGTATGAAGAAGCTCTCGGATCATGAGGTATATGTGGGGAATTTTTACTTCCGGATGAACAAATATCAGGCAGCCATACAGAGGTATGAGGCGGCCTTGTCCAAGTACCCCAACATTGCTTTGGATGAGGAGGTGCTTTTTCAACTGGCCGAGGCTTATCAGGCTGTGAAGGAGCCGGAGAAAGCGGCTCGAACCCTCCAGGTGCTTTCCCAACAGTATCCCAAGGGCAAGTATGCTCAAAAAGCCCAAAAGCTCTTGCAGGGGGATCTGGCACATGTGGCCCTTTCCCCTCAACAGGCCTCCTCTCCCCCGGCCCCTTCGCAACCTAAGGGCTCAGAGAAGCCTGTACAGGCTGTAGCCAGCTCTTCCAAAGAATTGGATGTTACCGTGGCCCCGGCAGAATCCATTTCTGGCCAAGAACCTGCCATGGCCCAGGAAAAAGAACAGCTTGCCAAGAGTATGGCCACTCAGGATACCGGGCCCAAGAGCCCGAGGGAGACGGCCGGGCCACAGGATCTGAGTTCCCAGGCCATCCAGACCACCCCTGATACTGCCAAACAAACATCTCCTCCCAAGGTGGAGCAGGCATCCCAAGGGGCCATGTCTGAGCCCCCCACTTATGAACAGGCCAGAGTTGCAAAGCAAAGTGAGGCTCTCGCCGACGCTGGCTCCCCAGAAGAAGGGGGGCAGAAGGAATCCAAGTCTGATATGAAGCCTCTGGAGGATCATCCCAAGGCAGAAAAAGCAGAGGAGACAAGACCATTATCCCCAGAACGCACCAAAGCTTCTTCTCAAGAGATTAGAGTTGCCTCCAGGCAGGCAGTTGTTGAGACCGGACCTCAGGTGAGTTCTCCCAAAGCAGCAGCAGCCAGAACTGAAGGGCAGGACAAGGCCCTGGCCCACGAATCTGCCGGTGGGAATTCGGGTCCTGGGGGCAAAGGCAAATCATCTCAAGCCAAGGAAGAGGGTGTAGGTTTCGGTGAACTTAGAAGCGATAAGCCCATAAACATAACAGCAGACCGCATGGATGCTTTCCAAAGGGAGAACCGGGTGATTTTTGAAGGAAATGTGGTGGCCCAGCAAGAGGAGACTTACCTATATGCTCGAAAAATAGTGGCTGATATGGCTCCTCAGGAGCAAGGAGGTGGAATCAGAAAGGTAGTGGCTCAAGACAACGTCAAGATCACTCAGAACGATCGGGTGGCCACGTGCGACAGGGCCGAGTTCGACCATCTGCGCCGAACCATAGAGCTTCACGGAAACCCCAAGATCTGGCAGGGAAAAGACTGGATTGACGGTGAGAAGGTCTTGGTCCAGCTGGATCAGGAGAAAATGACGGTTGTGGGAAGTGAGGAAAAGAGGGTTTCGGCCGTACTTCATCCCAAATCCCAAAAAGGTGACAAGGAAGAGGCTCAGGGCTCCAAGGAACCCAAAAGCAGGCCTGGATTGTCTGCGCCTTTTGCCCAAGTGGCATCCCAGGAGCCTAAAGCACCCAAGGAGCCTTCCCAGGAGTTGGCTTCTGCTTCCAGCCCAACACTCTCAGGCAAGCCCGCTGCCTCTTCTGCGCCGCAGAAACCAGGCAAGGATTTGGAAAGCAAGGAAACTCAGCCAGCCCAAGATGCGGCTCCACCCCAGGCAGCCGCTGTCTCGGCTCCTTCCCTTCGCGCCGAGGAGGAAGCAGCCAGGATAGCAGCAAGCAGCACAGCTCCTTCCCAAAAGGCCATCAAAGAAGTCTCCGCTCCCAAGGGTTCATCTCCAGGTACCTCTGGCAGTGGCATTCCCACCGAGTCCGCGGCATCTTTTGTGGAGAGGTGGCGCAAGGCCTGGCAGTCCAGGGACATAGACGCGTATATGGAGTTTTACTCCAAGAAATTCAAGTCAGGAACAATGGACTGGAAGGGGTGGCGGGCATACAAGGCCGCTACCTTCAAGAAGGCCCAGTCCATCCAGGTAAGCACCGAGGGCCTGGAGTCCAAAAAACTGGGTGACAAGCTCAGGATTTCCTTTCTTCAGCACTACCGGGCAGACCATCACCAGGACAAAGGAAGGAAGGAGCTGGAGCTAATAAATGAGAACGGGCAATGGAAGATAGTTGCAGAGACCTGGAAGCCAACTCAGAGTTGA
- the pal gene encoding peptidoglycan-associated lipoprotein Pal — protein sequence MRRSILWFLAVLMLAALPWLGTSCAKKAVQGEEGVVSPTETRPGDRAGTGVIGGRPTEESLSAEERRRREAEAAFTNEDIYFDFDKYDLNARAREVLANKAYFLKQYPNVKILIEGHCDERGTAEYNLALGERRANSAKQYLVQLGISESRISTVSYGKERPIDPGHNEAAWAKNRRAHFVIVSR from the coding sequence ATGCGTAGGAGTATTCTATGGTTTCTTGCTGTTTTGATGCTTGCGGCGCTTCCTTGGCTGGGAACATCCTGTGCAAAGAAGGCTGTACAGGGAGAAGAAGGGGTAGTGAGTCCCACAGAGACTAGGCCAGGCGACAGAGCTGGCACCGGTGTGATAGGCGGGAGGCCTACGGAGGAAAGCCTCTCGGCTGAGGAGAGGCGAAGGAGAGAAGCTGAGGCTGCTTTCACCAATGAGGACATTTATTTTGATTTTGATAAGTATGACCTCAATGCCCGGGCCAGAGAGGTTCTGGCAAACAAGGCCTACTTCCTGAAACAGTATCCCAATGTGAAGATTCTCATAGAAGGTCATTGCGATGAGAGGGGCACGGCCGAATATAACCTTGCCTTGGGCGAAAGAAGGGCCAACTCAGCCAAGCAATACCTGGTGCAGCTAGGGATTTCAGAGAGTCGGATTTCCACAGTGTCTTACGGCAAAGAGAGACCCATTGACCCAGGCCATAATGAGGCGGCATGGGCCAAGAACAGAAGGGCTCACTTCGTGATCGTTTCCAGATAA
- the tolR gene encoding protein TolR, translated as MPAPQQRFGTMMSEINVVPLVDVVLVLLIIFMITAPMLQMGVDVDLPKITTKPMPSEEERVVVTLTKERKFFIDKYEVAQEQLRERIKAVLDRKVNREVFLRADQSLPYGEVMALMGILRESGVEKLGMVTEPLEGKRP; from the coding sequence ATGCCGGCCCCACAGCAACGGTTTGGTACCATGATGTCAGAGATAAATGTGGTGCCCCTTGTGGATGTGGTCCTGGTATTGCTCATCATATTCATGATCACCGCGCCCATGCTTCAGATGGGGGTGGACGTGGACCTGCCCAAGATTACCACCAAGCCCATGCCTTCTGAGGAGGAAAGGGTTGTGGTGACCCTCACCAAAGAACGCAAGTTCTTCATTGACAAGTACGAAGTGGCTCAGGAGCAGTTGCGGGAAAGGATCAAGGCGGTCTTGGACAGGAAGGTGAACCGAGAGGTGTTCCTTAGGGCCGATCAGTCGCTTCCCTATGGGGAAGTCATGGCTCTCATGGGCATATTGAGGGAGTCCGGGGTGGAAAAGCTAGGGATGGTAACAGAGCCTCTGGAGGGGAAGCGGCCGTGA
- a CDS encoding HEAT repeat domain-containing protein: MANPVVSQPATPEELVRLLTVATRNLSMYSQEHPAFQRSLEKVAEVLGKILESRDTIHLQATREHLMVDGRLLPPTPLLKSFASDLLKRGIQAMAISKGVEPAELALLVEFLGRRLVEGAELPSYEQQLRLKGVSHIRIHPIRPSPLETFPIGEALLAKVLSGEGAEKGDRDALAEYLLRDPQGVGRALSQGISKASNEPGERARWAAERLLLLLEDLLEGRPEQWEVFRDRLAQVVLGVELDAQVDFFHLACAQGGNLAVWARDLAQKMPSQALAEVLARNLTQDKETPKKKELVKYLLGDQPSITKLLPELERKLADYGVSKEDFLKLLEEEPLGALDRAMLFLQGSPLTTQLALEVPALARELLEGGRKEEALRVIKRFLNGLNHTQWEIRKAVAEGIAELQALLEQLPGSGRIQEQVSQFLMKKALHEPDKEVFRFLFEALEERALGLISKDQFQEALSLLQDLYSAPGVETLEPSYLAGRKDQLRRRLVPTPFLDEACAKIISDVENDFLQGIMAVRLLGEEGARKIIELLGEEKQLSKRFRLMKALREMGEHALEPIKKGLLDPRWYLVRNLAMVLGELKDPRAVNPLLGLMGHTDPRVRREAIYALGSIGHPKAAEAATKALEDEDEGVRLKAVEVLKSLGSREAIERIRSLISRGSTRGSADAQMRLKALRALAELGQEEDVPLIQELISRKRFFLRAESEEVRKEAVLALAGIFRRTSSALALKSLEDAAGSDPSPVVRDTAQKAMNRKGGPA; the protein is encoded by the coding sequence ATGGCCAATCCTGTAGTCAGTCAACCTGCGACACCCGAGGAGTTGGTGCGCCTCCTTACAGTGGCCACCCGAAATCTGTCCATGTATTCCCAGGAACATCCGGCCTTTCAAAGATCCCTGGAGAAGGTGGCAGAGGTGCTGGGAAAAATCCTTGAAAGCCGTGACACAATACACCTGCAGGCCACCAGGGAACATCTCATGGTAGACGGGCGACTGCTCCCCCCAACTCCCCTGTTGAAGTCTTTTGCTTCGGATCTTCTCAAGAGAGGCATCCAGGCAATGGCGATTTCCAAAGGGGTGGAGCCTGCAGAACTGGCGCTGCTGGTGGAGTTCTTGGGAAGACGTCTTGTTGAGGGAGCTGAACTGCCTTCCTACGAGCAGCAACTGCGTCTCAAGGGAGTCAGCCACATCAGAATTCATCCCATTCGGCCCAGTCCCCTTGAAACATTCCCCATCGGCGAGGCCCTTCTGGCAAAGGTCCTTTCGGGTGAGGGAGCCGAAAAGGGAGACCGAGATGCTCTTGCCGAGTACCTGCTGAGGGATCCTCAGGGTGTGGGAAGGGCCCTTTCCCAAGGCATTTCCAAGGCCAGCAATGAGCCTGGGGAGCGTGCCAGGTGGGCGGCAGAAAGACTCCTGTTGCTCCTGGAAGATCTTCTGGAGGGTCGCCCCGAGCAGTGGGAGGTCTTCAGGGACAGACTGGCCCAAGTGGTACTTGGAGTTGAGCTGGATGCCCAGGTGGATTTTTTCCATTTGGCTTGTGCACAAGGCGGAAACCTGGCCGTCTGGGCAAGGGATCTGGCCCAAAAAATGCCTTCCCAAGCACTGGCAGAGGTCTTGGCCAGAAATCTGACCCAAGACAAAGAGACTCCAAAGAAAAAAGAGCTCGTCAAATATCTGCTCGGTGACCAGCCCTCCATAACCAAGCTCCTTCCAGAACTGGAGCGCAAGCTGGCCGATTACGGGGTTTCCAAGGAGGATTTCCTCAAGCTCCTGGAAGAGGAACCCCTGGGCGCACTGGATAGAGCCATGCTCTTTCTGCAGGGCTCTCCTCTCACCACCCAACTGGCCCTGGAGGTACCAGCCCTTGCGAGGGAACTCTTGGAGGGCGGCCGCAAAGAAGAGGCTCTCAGGGTCATAAAGCGTTTTCTCAACGGCCTCAATCATACCCAATGGGAGATTCGCAAGGCCGTGGCAGAAGGAATAGCAGAGCTGCAGGCTCTTCTGGAACAATTGCCTGGATCTGGCCGGATACAGGAGCAGGTAAGCCAGTTTCTCATGAAGAAGGCCCTTCATGAGCCAGACAAGGAGGTTTTCAGGTTCCTGTTTGAAGCCTTGGAGGAGAGGGCCCTGGGTCTCATATCCAAAGACCAGTTTCAGGAGGCCTTGAGCCTTCTGCAGGATCTGTACAGCGCCCCAGGCGTGGAGACCTTGGAGCCCTCTTATCTGGCAGGCAGAAAAGACCAGCTCAGGCGAAGACTTGTTCCCACCCCTTTTCTGGATGAGGCCTGTGCAAAAATCATAAGTGATGTGGAAAATGATTTCCTGCAAGGCATCATGGCCGTGCGCCTCTTGGGGGAGGAAGGAGCTCGTAAGATCATAGAACTCCTCGGGGAAGAAAAACAGCTGAGCAAGAGGTTCCGCCTCATGAAGGCTCTTAGGGAAATGGGAGAGCATGCTTTGGAGCCCATCAAGAAAGGGCTCCTGGACCCCAGATGGTATCTGGTGAGAAACCTGGCCATGGTATTGGGAGAGCTCAAGGATCCCAGAGCCGTCAACCCCCTGCTGGGCCTCATGGGACACACGGATCCCAGGGTGCGAAGGGAAGCAATCTACGCTCTGGGCAGCATAGGCCACCCCAAGGCTGCCGAGGCAGCCACAAAGGCTTTGGAGGACGAGGACGAGGGGGTCCGGTTGAAGGCAGTGGAGGTCCTCAAGAGCCTGGGAAGCAGGGAAGCAATTGAAAGAATTCGCTCCCTGATTTCTCGAGGAAGCACAAGGGGCAGCGCAGATGCGCAAATGCGTCTCAAGGCTTTGAGAGCCTTGGCGGAACTTGGGCAGGAAGAAGATGTTCCATTGATACAGGAACTCATCTCCAGAAAAAGGTTTTTCCTCAGGGCCGAGAGTGAAGAGGTCAGAAAGGAGGCTGTCTTGGCCCTGGCCGGAATCTTCCGTAGGACAAGTTCCGCCCTTGCCCTCAAGAGCTTGGAAGATGCTGCTGGGTCTGACCCCAGCCCTGTGGTAAGGGACACTGCCCAAAAGGCTATGAATCGCAAGGGTGGCCCCGCCTGA
- the tolB gene encoding Tol-Pal system beta propeller repeat protein TolB gives MRRALLTFFLGGLLILTWLVQAQAQVVIDIFGPAIPRFPICVFPFKTEGSETSHASVEAQRILNQDLRISGFFEVLDPSKALADPFKQGLEPKEVDFEVVKLLGADIVVGGRMSMEGGSLRWEARLYDQPQRRMLFGKVYRGTVQDVRIMVHRFVDEIVKYYTGSQGIFQTQIAFISNRSGAKELMLMDADGEDLRQLTQDKNLVLSPRWSPDGRELGFISYSGANAHLFSIQPDGLRRRVISARENMNGPAAWSPDGSKIATTLSVHGNPELYLLDRSGNILQRLTQHPGIDVSPSWAPDGRSLAFVSDRAGGPQIFILDVASGQARRLTFEGKYNSEPAWSPRGDRIAFSSLLNGAYRICTIRPDGRELLQLSQGAGSDNSPSWSPDGRYLAFSSTRAGGSQIYIMLFNGQNPVQITRMAGEQSLPAWSPWLHEH, from the coding sequence GTGAGGAGAGCGCTGCTTACTTTTTTCCTGGGAGGCCTTCTGATCCTGACTTGGCTGGTCCAGGCTCAGGCACAGGTGGTCATAGACATATTCGGACCCGCTATTCCGAGATTTCCCATTTGTGTTTTTCCTTTCAAGACAGAGGGATCAGAGACTTCCCATGCCTCTGTGGAGGCTCAGCGCATCCTGAACCAGGATCTGAGGATCTCGGGTTTTTTCGAAGTGCTGGATCCCTCCAAAGCCCTCGCTGATCCATTCAAGCAAGGCTTGGAGCCCAAAGAGGTGGATTTCGAGGTGGTGAAGCTTCTTGGGGCCGACATAGTCGTGGGCGGTCGCATGAGCATGGAGGGAGGGAGTCTAAGGTGGGAGGCCCGTCTTTATGACCAACCTCAAAGAAGAATGCTCTTTGGCAAGGTGTACAGGGGGACTGTTCAAGATGTGAGGATAATGGTCCATAGGTTCGTGGATGAGATAGTGAAGTACTACACCGGTAGTCAAGGCATCTTTCAAACCCAGATAGCCTTTATCTCCAACCGTTCCGGGGCCAAGGAACTCATGCTCATGGACGCAGACGGCGAAGACCTTCGCCAACTGACTCAGGACAAGAATCTGGTGCTTTCACCCAGGTGGTCTCCAGATGGAAGGGAGTTGGGCTTCATCTCTTATTCCGGGGCGAACGCACACCTGTTTTCAATACAACCTGATGGGTTGAGACGCAGGGTCATCTCGGCCAGGGAGAACATGAACGGCCCTGCGGCCTGGTCTCCCGATGGGAGCAAGATTGCAACCACCCTAAGTGTTCACGGGAACCCTGAGCTATATCTCCTAGACCGCTCGGGCAACATCCTCCAGAGGCTGACCCAGCATCCCGGGATTGATGTATCGCCCAGCTGGGCTCCTGACGGGCGTTCCTTGGCGTTTGTGTCCGACAGAGCAGGGGGGCCCCAGATTTTTATCTTGGATGTGGCCTCGGGACAGGCCAGAAGGCTAACCTTCGAGGGGAAATACAATTCAGAGCCTGCCTGGTCCCCCAGGGGAGATCGGATTGCCTTTTCCTCACTGCTCAATGGGGCTTACAGGATTTGCACCATCCGGCCTGACGGCAGGGAACTGCTGCAGCTCAGCCAAGGAGCGGGCAGTGACAATTCGCCCTCTTGGTCCCCTGACGGTCGGTACCTTGCCTTTAGCTCCACCAGGGCAGGGGGATCTCAGATCTACATCATGTTGTTCAACGGTCAAAATCCTGTGCAGATAACCCGTATGGCCGGGGAACAGAGTCTGCCTGCCTGGTCCCCCTGGCTTCACGAGCATTGA
- the ybgF gene encoding tol-pal system protein YbgF, whose protein sequence is MRTLTAVRCLGIILVLGVAGCATEGDFRSFQVEVRRELAQQDQQIRDLRRRVEELQAERTRGSKQLADQMAEMGALQREVASLRGQVESMSQRGVGGDEIRRSQAQIRQELDALKRAVEQLGGNIPAAPTPGTTPMTPHSLPPGTPAVVEKAEDLYKNAMVRFEEGDNAKAREGFQAVVSRFPDSNLADNAQFWIGECYFREGNFKQAILEYEKVISQYPKSAKVPAALFKQGMAFEKLGDLESARYLYTKVGKDYPESEQARMAEVRLKNIP, encoded by the coding sequence ATGAGAACCTTAACCGCTGTTAGATGTCTTGGGATCATATTGGTTTTGGGGGTGGCTGGATGCGCCACCGAAGGGGATTTTCGTTCTTTTCAGGTTGAGGTTCGCCGAGAGTTGGCCCAGCAAGATCAGCAAATAAGGGATCTCAGGCGCAGGGTTGAGGAGCTTCAGGCAGAACGTACCAGAGGAAGCAAGCAGTTGGCTGACCAGATGGCCGAGATGGGAGCCCTGCAAAGGGAGGTGGCTTCCCTTCGGGGACAGGTGGAAAGTATGTCACAGAGGGGAGTGGGGGGTGATGAGATCAGAAGGAGTCAGGCCCAGATCAGGCAGGAGCTGGATGCTTTGAAAAGGGCTGTTGAACAACTGGGCGGGAATATCCCTGCTGCACCCACCCCTGGAACAACTCCAATGACCCCCCATTCTTTGCCTCCTGGTACCCCAGCGGTGGTGGAGAAGGCTGAGGATCTTTACAAGAATGCCATGGTGCGCTTCGAGGAAGGGGACAATGCAAAGGCTCGGGAGGGATTCCAGGCAGTAGTCTCCAGGTTCCCGGACTCCAATCTGGCGGATAACGCTCAGTTCTGGATAGGGGAGTGTTATTTTCGGGAAGGGAACTTCAAGCAAGCCATCCTGGAATATGAAAAGGTAATCTCTCAGTATCCCAAGTCTGCCAAGGTGCCTGCAGCTCTGTTCAAACAGGGCATGGCATTTGAGAAACTGGGTGATCTGGAAAGTGCCAGATATCTGTAC
- a CDS encoding MotA/TolQ/ExbB proton channel family protein: MGGLWPLWSLGMVGSPGVQSRWSLLDLIRGSGTEVWMVLIILLGFSIISWAIIAAKIMLLRRTRKQTELFFRSYEQQPTFSAIYKDVEAYGLQNNPFAAIFLKGYRELLRISASPPGTKTQEGGVVREPARLAVEWTGLESVERAVRQEGAFQVHRYERALGFLATTGSTAPFVGLFGTVLGIIRSFHEIGMRGSASLATVAPGISEALVATAAGLAAAIPAVVAYNYFVQRIRGVASEMDQFTTEFLNLVQRQLRPRRVRAEGASTNESARRQSLHV; the protein is encoded by the coding sequence ATGGGTGGTTTGTGGCCCTTGTGGAGTCTAGGGATGGTGGGGTCCCCGGGTGTTCAATCCCGATGGAGCCTGCTGGATCTCATCCGGGGCTCTGGAACCGAGGTCTGGATGGTCTTGATCATCCTGCTCGGCTTCTCCATAATTTCTTGGGCCATCATAGCAGCCAAGATAATGCTCCTGCGCAGGACCAGAAAGCAGACCGAGCTTTTTTTCCGTTCTTACGAGCAGCAACCCACTTTTTCGGCTATCTACAAAGATGTGGAAGCCTACGGGCTTCAGAACAACCCCTTTGCGGCCATCTTCCTGAAAGGTTACAGGGAGCTGCTTAGAATATCGGCCTCGCCGCCGGGAACCAAGACCCAGGAAGGGGGCGTGGTGAGGGAGCCCGCGCGCCTGGCGGTGGAGTGGACAGGCCTGGAAAGCGTTGAACGGGCCGTCAGGCAGGAGGGGGCCTTTCAGGTACACAGGTATGAAAGGGCCTTGGGGTTCTTGGCCACCACAGGAAGCACCGCTCCCTTTGTGGGACTCTTTGGCACGGTGCTAGGTATAATCCGCTCCTTCCACGAGATAGGAATGAGGGGATCGGCCTCCCTGGCCACAGTGGCTCCTGGGATTTCAGAAGCCTTGGTGGCCACTGCTGCTGGACTGGCAGCGGCCATCCCAGCTGTGGTGGCGTACAATTATTTTGTACAGCGCATAAGGGGTGTGGCCTCGGAGATGGACCAGTTCACCACGGAATTCTTGAATCTGGTCCAGAGACAGCTAAGACCCAGGCGGGTACGTGCCGAGGGAGCCTCTACAAACGAGAGTGCTCGGCGCCAATCCTTGCACGTCTGA
- a CDS encoding TonB C-terminal domain-containing protein, which translates to MIRGGDGWSSQGHPAWHWMIFLSMVLHAAGVVAVVAIEKHVPRRSMDPSVISVRLVGALPGPSMVQSPSTSGQSPPSQSQPAPQEKATPSRIPIPVPQAERKAVSIQPTEVKVPERTQPAQKIELPKEPAAKSQPGAKGNAPSGAEVGPKVAAGQPGGGGGGKLTPEEARYLQMLQDRIEESWRAYVPAEESGVLGEVRIQISGDGRIKEFVFLKGSGKSHVDSSIVSALTKVTLPPPPASIADKPLVLRFWPFGPKAQ; encoded by the coding sequence GTGATTCGAGGGGGAGATGGGTGGTCTTCGCAGGGACATCCAGCCTGGCATTGGATGATATTCCTTTCCATGGTGCTCCATGCTGCTGGGGTTGTGGCTGTGGTGGCCATCGAAAAACACGTGCCCCGTAGGAGCATGGATCCCTCGGTCATTTCAGTGAGACTTGTGGGGGCCCTGCCAGGACCATCCATGGTCCAGAGCCCTTCTACCAGCGGGCAGAGCCCTCCAAGCCAGAGCCAGCCGGCTCCACAAGAGAAGGCAACTCCCAGCAGGATTCCTATTCCTGTGCCGCAGGCAGAGCGAAAAGCGGTCAGTATTCAACCCACAGAGGTGAAGGTGCCGGAGCGCACTCAGCCAGCACAAAAGATAGAGCTTCCCAAGGAACCCGCTGCCAAGAGCCAGCCAGGTGCCAAGGGCAATGCTCCTAGCGGCGCTGAGGTTGGTCCTAAGGTGGCTGCTGGCCAACCAGGGGGAGGTGGGGGAGGAAAACTCACACCCGAGGAAGCCAGGTACCTTCAGATGCTTCAGGATCGGATAGAGGAGAGCTGGAGGGCCTACGTTCCGGCCGAGGAAAGCGGAGTCCTGGGAGAGGTAAGAATTCAGATCTCAGGGGACGGGCGGATCAAGGAGTTTGTTTTCTTGAAAGGCTCTGGGAAATCCCACGTGGATTCCTCCATTGTGAGCGCCCTGACCAAGGTGACCCTTCCCCCTCCACCAGCCTCCATTGCGGACAAGCCCCTGGTGCTTCGTTTCTGGCCTTTTGGGCCCAAGGCCCAATGA